GGAGTTACCCGACATGTCTGAAGCCACATTCTTCACTCGCGAATGCCCCACCTGCGGCCGCCATTTGCACATTCGGGTCGAGTATCTCGGCCGCGAAGTGGTGTGTCAGCACTGCCGGGGACGTTTCACGGCCACCGATCCCGATGGAACCGCGACCGAGCCGTCGGCCAGCGCGATGGCCATGCTGCAACGGGTGGACGAACTCATCGACCTGGCCGAACAGCGCCGCGATCTGCCGCGCTAACGGGTGCCGCGCTCGCTGGGCGAGGGTCTTCTTTGACGGTGCGTGCGATTCCGTTCGCCGCGCCACATCGATTTCACCACGCGAAGGTAGTGAATCTCAAACGCTCTCGTTTCGCCACAACGGTTCCGTCGTCGATTAACTGGTCGACGTCAGATTGCCCGCCTTGAAGGCCGTGGCAATGGCCTGCGGCACTTGGGCCTCGGCCATCACCAAGCGCGAGCGGTTCTCGGCCGTCTTGGCCCGCATCTCTTGCTCGTGGGCAATGGCGATCGCCCGGCGTTCTTCGGCCCGGGCGCGAGCGACGCGAGTGTCGGCTTCGGCCTGGTCGGCTTGCAATCGCGCGCCGACGTTCTCGCCCACGTCGATGTCGGCGATGTCGATCGAGACAATGGCAAACGCCGTCTGGGCATCGAGGCCGCGCGACAACACCGCCTTGCTGATCACGTTTGGGTTTTCCATCACCTCGAAGTGCGTCTCCGAAGAACCGATCGCCGTGATGATCCCTTCGCCGACGCGAGCGATCACCGTTTCTTCGGTGGCGCCGCCGATCAACTGCTTGATGTTCGTGCGAACCGTCACACGAGCGCGGATGCGCAACTCGACGCCGTTGCGAGCGATGGCGCTCAGCGCGGCCTTGCTCGAACGCTGGTCGGGACAGTCGATCACCTTGGGATAGACGCTGGTCTGCACCGCTTCCAACACGTCGCGGCCAGCCAGGTCGATAGCTGCGGCGCGGTCAAAATCAAGATCGATGTCGGCGCGATGGGCGGCGATGATGGCGCGAATGACCCCCGGCACGTTGCCGCCGGCCAGATAGTGGGCTTCGAGTCGGCGCGTGGTGATGCCGGTCGTCGGGTCGTTGCCGATGCCGGCCTGCATGGCCATGATCTTGGACCGGACGATCAACTTGGCGTCGACTTGCCGCAGCGACATGCCGATCAGGCTGAACAGGCTGACCTTGGCGTTCGACATGTAGGCCTGGAACCAGAGACTGCCGTAGGTCAGCACGACAATCAGCAACACCAAGGCCAAAGCGGCCAGAAACAACGCCCCGGCCACGAACACGACCGGACTGTTTGCAATGTTTTCGGGCATGATCAAACCGCGCAAGAGGTGGCGAAATCAGCGGCAAAACCG
The Planctomycetota bacterium DNA segment above includes these coding regions:
- the floA gene encoding flotillin-like protein FloA (flotillin-like protein involved in membrane lipid rafts) → MPENIANSPVVFVAGALFLAALALVLLIVVLTYGSLWFQAYMSNAKVSLFSLIGMSLRQVDAKLIVRSKIMAMQAGIGNDPTTGITTRRLEAHYLAGGNVPGVIRAIIAAHRADIDLDFDRAAAIDLAGRDVLEAVQTSVYPKVIDCPDQRSSKAALSAIARNGVELRIRARVTVRTNIKQLIGGATEETVIARVGEGIITAIGSSETHFEVMENPNVISKAVLSRGLDAQTAFAIVSIDIADIDVGENVGARLQADQAEADTRVARARAEERRAIAIAHEQEMRAKTAENRSRLVMAEAQVPQAIATAFKAGNLTSTS